The uncultured Fibrobacter sp. DNA segment TTCCTTTTCGCTTTCTTTTTCGGCCTTGAGGAGGGTGCGCATTTCCGCCTGGAGTTCGCGCATCTTTTCGTCAACGTTCACGGCCTCGTCGCGGTTCTTGAATTCGATGTACTTGCTCGGCACGAGCGACCAGTTTTTCGCCTCGATTTCCTTGAGGGTGGCGGTGGCGCAGTATTCGGGTTCGTCCTTGATTTTCTGCGTTTGCCACTTGTGGTAGGTGCCGCTGATTTTTGCGATGTCCTCGGCGCTGAACTGGGTGTATTTCTTTTCGAAGGGTTCGCCCATCTGGCGCAGGTCCATAAAGAGCACTTCACCTTTGCGGTTACGGTACTTGCGCATGGCATCGCCGACCTTGACTTCGCGGGCGGTCTTGTTGTTGTTCAGAATCCAGAGCGTCACGCTGATGTCGGTGGAATAGAACATGTTGCGGGGCAGAATGAGGATTGCCTCGACCTTGTCGTTCTGCAAAAGTTCCTTGCGGATTTGCTGTTCGTCGCCTTCGCCGCTGAGGGCCCCGTTACTGAGCAAAAAGCCTGCCACGCCGTTTTCGGAGAGTTTTGAGAGGATGTTCAGAATCCAGCCGTAGTTCGCGTTGCTCGTGGGCGGCACGGTGTAGCCTTTCCAGCGCGGGTCATCGAGGAGTTCGTTTTCGGCACGCCACGATTTCTGATTGAACGGCGGGTTCGCCATGATAAAGTCGGCTTTCAAATCCTTGTGCTGGTCTTCGGCAAAGGTGTCGGCAGGTTTGTCGCCCAGGTTGCCGGAGATGCCGCGGATGGCGAGGTTCATCTTCGCTAGTTTGTACGTGGTGCCGGTGTATTCCTGGCCATATACGGAGACTTCGCGCTTGTTGCCGTGGTGCGCCTCGATAAACTTCATGCTTTGCACGAACATGCCGCCCGAACCGCAGCAGGGGTCGTAAATCTTGCCGCGGTAGGGTTCAATCATTTCGGCGATGAGCCCGACAATTGTCTTGGGCGTATAGAATTCGCCCTTGCCCTTGCCTTCGGCGATGGCGAACTTGCCGAGGAAATATTCATAGACGCGACCAACGACATCCTGTTCTTTGTCCTTGATGGTGTCGATGCCGTCGATGTCGCTGATGAGCGCCGCGAGTTTTGCGGTGTCGAGTTGCAGGCGCGAGAAATAGTTGTCAGGGAGCGCCCCGCGCAATGCCTTGTTCTTCTTTTCGATGTTCGCAAGTGCGGTATCGATCAGCAGCGCAATGTCGCTTTGGCGGGCGTGCTCGATGATAAAGCTCCAGCGGGAAGTTTCTTCTAGGTAAAAGACGTTGTCCTTGTTGTAGAACTCGGGCATTTCCACGTATTTCTGGCGGCCGGCGGCGATGAGCTTTTCGCGCTGTTCCTCGAACTTGTCGCTTGCAAACTTGAGGAAGATAAGCGAAAGCACCACGTGCTTGTATTCGGCGGGTTCCACGCTACCGCGCAACTTGTTCGCAGACTCCCAGAGGGAGGCCTCTACGGACTTTTCGGGGACGGACTTCTTCGCCTTTGCAACTTTTGCCATATAAACCTTTTACAAACAACTTCCTGCGCTGGATTCCCGCCGGAGCCTGCCCTGAGCGTGCCGAATGGGCGGGGATGACATGACAAATGAAATATATAATAATGACGTGACAGCGGAGTGACAGGAACGGGGTTTTAGGGGCAACGTCCCTCTCCAATAAAATCACCCGTAATATTTCTCGTAGAAGACCTTGAATGCGGGGATTTCGTCGCTTACGGAATAGGCCGTTTTCATGTACCGGTTGAACAACTGGTCATCGCCCGGTCTGTAAGAAACGATAAGCATCGTTAAGAATATACATCAAAAAGGGGACATCTTATGTCATTTCTTTGGATTTTTACAAAATTTATCAAATTATTTCTTTGGATTTTTGCAAAAAAGTTATATATTTATCTTTGGAATTTTACAAAAGGCGGCCAAAATGTACTTTAGCAGGCTGATTGACAGATATTTAAAGGAATGGGCCAATTCTCCCAGGCATAAACCGCTTTTATTGCGGGGGGCCCGCCAGGTGGGCAAGTCCAGCGCAGTCCGCCACTTAGGCGAAAATTTCGAACACATGGTCGAAATCAATTTTGAAAAGCATCCTGAATTCAAGGCAGTCTTTACGACCAATTTGGATGTATCCCGCATTGTTTCTGAACTTTCCGCTATTACGGGGACTCCGATTGTTGCAGGGAAAACTCTCCTATTCTTGGACGAAATTCAGGGATGTGTGGATGCTATTATGTCCCTGCGTTTTTTCAAGGAAGACATGCCCGATTTACACGTCGTGGCGGCGGGGTCGCTGTTGGAATTTGCGCTTAACGACATACCGACATTCGGCGTGGGGCGGATCCATTCCATGTTCATGCATCCGATGACTTTTGATGAGTTTCTCGAAGCA contains these protein-coding regions:
- a CDS encoding class I SAM-dependent DNA methyltransferase produces the protein MAKVAKAKKSVPEKSVEASLWESANKLRGSVEPAEYKHVVLSLIFLKFASDKFEEQREKLIAAGRQKYVEMPEFYNKDNVFYLEETSRWSFIIEHARQSDIALLIDTALANIEKKNKALRGALPDNYFSRLQLDTAKLAALISDIDGIDTIKDKEQDVVGRVYEYFLGKFAIAEGKGKGEFYTPKTIVGLIAEMIEPYRGKIYDPCCGSGGMFVQSMKFIEAHHGNKREVSVYGQEYTGTTYKLAKMNLAIRGISGNLGDKPADTFAEDQHKDLKADFIMANPPFNQKSWRAENELLDDPRWKGYTVPPTSNANYGWILNILSKLSENGVAGFLLSNGALSGEGDEQQIRKELLQNDKVEAILILPRNMFYSTDISVTLWILNNNKTAREVKVGDAMRKYRNRKGEVLFMDLRQMGEPFEKKYTQFSAEDIAKISGTYHKWQTQKIKDEPEYCATATLKEIEAKNWSLVPSKYIEFKNRDEAVNVDEKMRELQAEMRTLLKAEKESEKELAKVFKNLGFEL